In Caloenas nicobarica isolate bCalNic1 chromosome 27, bCalNic1.hap1, whole genome shotgun sequence, one DNA window encodes the following:
- the LOC135999257 gene encoding la-related protein 6-like, whose protein sequence is MSSCSSGVALGLGSQPSRSNSLIVQRNSVPALNVRPPRSRSLTLLSREEFCKGFSGSFRNMSDALGADPLGRSCSIPDPQLVRRIVSQVEFYLSDENLAKDAFLLKHVQKNKMGFVSIKLLTSFKKVKYLTRDWRLTLYALRFSELLEVNEEGTKVRRRVPIPESLLSVPPSKLLLAWELLPREQDALSPLQKNFLETITRMFSPFGAIASIRILRPGRKLPSDVRKYVSRFPELLSRCCALVEYESLESARRALEELGRRSPPGGESIRVVQLSGKGSKKKPEVEREAVEELVDQLGWKAQATATTFPYGLGDSVLGSGRELDGASALPSLLLNEDPSEPAWPSSDFKPSGWSDAFTGSLLTSHRFPPFGTSVGTGGCFSPSPESPRGGWGSGAAAWAPWGGSSSPGAKPPPGTSPATTRVSELLGLCDGVLRLPHGPGGTGGFSSSIGRGELVLQH, encoded by the exons ATGTCGTCATGTAGCTCTGGAGTGGCCCTGGGGCTCGGTTCCCAGCCCAGCCGCAGCAACTCTCTGATAGTGCAAAGAAACTCTGTCCCGGCGCTGAATGTCCGTCCGCCCCGGAGCCGCTCGCTCACCCTGCTCAGCCGCGAGGAATTCTGCAAGGGCTTCAGTGG gagctTCCGCAACATGAGCGATGCGTTGGGGGCCGATCCGTTGGGCCGCAGCTGCTCCATCCCCGACCCACAGCTGGTCCGGAGGATCGTGTCCCAGGTGGAGTTCTACCTTTCCGATGAGAACCTGGCCAAGGACGCTTTCCTGCTGAAACATGTGCAGAAGAACAAGATGGGGTTTGTCAGCATCAAACTGCTGACGTCCTTCAAGAAG GTGAAATACCTGACGCGCGACTGGCGACTCACGCTCTACGCCCTGCGGTTCtcggagctgctggaggtgaaCGAGGAGGGCACCAAAGTGCGGCGGCGCGTCCCCATCCCCGAGTCCCTGCTCAGCGTCCCCCCCAGcaaactgctgctggcctgggagctgctgccccggGAGCAGGACGCGCTGTCGCCGCTGCAGAAGAACTTCCTGGAGACCATCACGAGGATGTTCAGCCCCTTCGGCGCCATCGCCTCCATCCGCATCCTGCGCCCGGGCCGCAAGCTGCCCTCGGATGTGCGGAAATACGTGTCGCGCTTCCCCGAGCTGCTGAGCAGGTGCTGCGCGCTGGTGGAGTACGAGAGCCTGGAGAGCGCCCGCAGAGCCTTGGAGGAGCTCGGCCGCCGAAGCCCCCCGGGCGGCGAGAGCATCAGGGTGGTCCAGCTCAGCGGGAAGGGCTCCAAGAAGAAACCCGAGGTGGAGCGGGAGGCggtggaggagctggtggaTCAGCTGGGTTGGAAAGCACAGGCAACAGCCACGACGTTCCCCTACGGCCTCGGGGACTCGGTGCTCGGCAGCGGTCGGGAGCTGGATGGTGCCTCGGCGTTGCCGTCCCTCCTCCTGAACGAAGACCCTTCGGAACCCGCCTGGCCCAGCAGCGACTTCAAGCCCAGCGGCTGGAGCGACGCCTTCACCGGATCGCTCCTCACCAGCCACCGCTTCCCTCCCTTCGGCACCAGCGTGGGCACCGGCGGCTGCTTCAGCCCCAGCCCCGAGAGCCCCCGTGGCGGctgggggagcggggcggccgccTGGGCCCCCTGGGGCGGCAGCTCCTCTCCGGGTGCCAAACCCCCCCCCGGCACCTCCCCAGCAACAACCAGGGTGTCCGAGCTCCTCGGGCTCTGCGACGGGGTCCTGCGCCTGCCCCACGGCCCCGGTGGCACCGGTGGCTTCTCCAGCAGCATCGGGAGAGGAGAGCTCGTCCTGCAGCACTGA